CGCCGAGGGCGAGGTGGTCTGTGTGATTGGCCCCTCAGGATCGGGTAAATCCACATTCCTCAGATGCCTGAACAAACTGGAGGAGATCACCGGCGGTCATGTCACAGTCGACGGATTCGATCTGACGGACCCCAAAGTGGACATCAACGAGGTCCGCCGGCACATCGGTATGGTTTTCCAGCACTTCAACCTCTTTCCGCACATGAGCGTCATCGAGAACATCATGCTGGCTCCGGTCGAATCCAAGAAGCAGAACAAAGCAGTGGCGCGGGCCAACGCACTGATGCTGCTGGAACGCGTGGGGCTGTCCGAGAAGGCGGATGCCCCTCCGGCGTCTCTGTCCGGCGGTCAGAAGCAGCGCGTGGCGATCGCCAGGGCGCTGGCCATGAACCCGGACATCATGCTGTTTGATGAAGCCACCTCGGCGCTCGACCCCGAAATGGTAGGGGAGGTCCTGCAGGTCATCAAGGACCTAGCGAAGGAAGGCATGACCATGGTGCTGGTCACGCACGAGATGGG
This genomic interval from Micrococcaceae bacterium Sec5.7 contains the following:
- a CDS encoding amino acid ABC transporter ATP-binding protein; its protein translation is MSTEVSAASKISVRGLKKSFGSNEVLKGIDAEVAEGEVVCVIGPSGSGKSTFLRCLNKLEEITGGHVTVDGFDLTDPKVDINEVRRHIGMVFQHFNLFPHMSVIENIMLAPVESKKQNKAVARANALMLLERVGLSEKADAPPASLSGGQKQRVAIARALAMNPDIMLFDEATSALDPEMVGEVLQVIKDLAKEGMTMVLVTHEMGFAREVADRVIFMADGLICEQGDPGDLFGNPRQQRTQDFLSKVL